In one Pseudomonas sp. Teo4 genomic region, the following are encoded:
- a CDS encoding septal ring lytic transglycosylase RlpA family protein: protein MRNLFGTLALFSLLAGCASHDIDPSGYDKTGTASYYGSRHHGKRTASGEPFNQHGLTAAHRSLPFGSRVLVTNLANKRSVVVRINDRGPHSRGRLIDLSRAAAEKIGMLRSGTARVRVQGLSD, encoded by the coding sequence ATACGCAACTTGTTCGGCACCCTCGCCCTCTTCTCCCTGCTGGCCGGCTGCGCCAGCCACGACATCGACCCCAGCGGTTACGACAAGACCGGCACCGCCTCCTATTATGGCTCTCGCCATCATGGCAAGCGCACCGCCAGCGGCGAGCCTTTCAACCAGCACGGCCTCACCGCCGCCCACCGCAGCCTGCCCTTCGGCAGCCGCGTGCTGGTCACCAACCTGGCCAACAAGCGCAGCGTCGTGGTACGCATCAACGATCGCGGCCCGCATTCGCGCGGCAGGTTGATCGACCTCTCCCGCGCCGCCGCAGAAAAAATCGGCATGCTCCGTAGCGGAACGGCGCGAGTCCGGGTACAAGGTCTGAGCGACTGA